One window of the Daphnia pulex isolate KAP4 chromosome 8, ASM2113471v1 genome contains the following:
- the LOC124199415 gene encoding peptidyl-prolyl cis-trans isomerase FKBP4-like isoform X2 — MTANEQTSMEVDQPIVQDSSKTEPYTPGPSAVDLTPDKDGGVLKEIKQAGTGDETPPLGSSVYVHYTGTLTNGNKFDSSRDRGEKFKFNLGKGSVIKAWDLGVATMKRGEVAVLYCKANYAYGENGSPPKIPPNATLVFEVELFDWKLEDLTKASDGGILRQTLKVGGGYSSPNEEALVEVSLVGRHGDTVFDQRELSFNLGEGLEHNIPDGVEQALLKFKKQERSLLKLTPAYGFGTAGNEQLGVPPNANLEYEVELKSFEKAKESWSMDAEEKLEQAKLCKEKGTNHFKTAKYALANKQYSKIVTLLEFEKTLKDEKATEREQLMLAAYLNQAMCCLKLNDFCATRDHCHKALEMDPKNEKGLFRMGQALLGIHEPEEAKKHFEAILQFDSNNKAAANQVVICNAKIREQREKDKKLYSSIFNKMAENDRQKALRNKAMEMPEPTQWDNEDSENTTAVELKDPLDSVPCTESEDSEGSDEN; from the exons ATGACAGCCAACGAACAAACCAGCATGGAAGTTGATCAACCCATTGTTCAAGATTCTTCGAAAACAGAGCCCTACACACCTGGCCCATCAGCCGTTGATCTCACTCCAGACAAGGATGGTGGTGTTTTGAAGGAAATCAAGCAGGCAGGCACTGGTGATGAAACTCCTCCTCTGGGCAGCTCAGTCTATGTCCACTACACAGGCACTTTGACGAATGGCAACAAATTTGATTCCAGTCGGGACAGAggagagaaattcaaattcaacctCGGCAAAG GTAGTGTAATTAAGGCATGGGACCTTGGTGTTGCCACCATGAAGCGTGGTGAGGTGGCAGTCTTGTATTGTAAAGCCAATTATGCCTATGGTGAAAACGGAAGTCCACCTAAAATTCCCCCTAATGCCACATTAGTGTTTGAG GTTGAGTTGTTTGATTGGAAGTTAGAAGATCTCACCAAAGCAAGTGATGGAGGAATTTTAAGACAAACCTTGAAAGTTGGCGGTGGTTATTCAAGTCCTAATGAAGAGGCACTTGTCGAAG TTTCACTGGTCGGTCGACACGGGGACACGGTATTTGATCAACGTGAGTTAAGCTTCAACCTTGGAGAAGGTTTAGAGCACAACATTCCCGACGGTGTTGAACAGGCTCtattgaaattcaagaagCAAGAGAGGAGCTTGCTTAAGTTGACACCTGCATACGGTTTCGGCACTGCAGGTAACGAGCAACTCGGCGTCCCACCCAACGCCAACCTCGAATACGAGGTTGAACTCAAGAGCTTTGAAAAGGCCAAAGAGAGTTGGAGCATGGACGCCGAAGAGAAGCTGGAACAGGCTAAACTCTGCAAGGAAAAAGGAACCAATCATTTCAAAACTGCCAAATACGCTCTGGCCAACAAACAGTACTCCAAGATTGTCACCCTCCTcgagtttgaaaaaa ctCTTAAAGACGAGAAAGCTACGGAGCGAGAACAGCTCATGCTGGCAGCATACCTCAATCAGGCCATGTgctgtttaaagttaaatgatTTCTGTGCAACTCGTGATCATTGCCACAAGGCGCTCGAGATGGacccgaaaaatgaaaagggttTATTCCGCATGGGCCAG GCACTCTTGGGCATCCACGAGCCGGAAGAAGCCAAGAAACATTTCGAGGCGATTCTACAATTTGATTCGAACAACAAGGCGGCCGCCAATCAAGTGGTGATCTGCAACGCCAAGATTCGCGAGCAACGCGAAAAGGACAAGAAATTGTACTCTAGCATTTTCAACAAGATGGCCGAAAACGATCGACAG AAAGCCTTGCGGAACAAGGCGATGGAAATGCCGGAACCAACGCAGTGGGACAATGAAGACTCGGAGAACACGACCGCCGTTGAATTGAAAGATCCTTTGGACTCTGTGCCATGTACAGAGTCGGAAGACTCCGAAGGGTCGGATGAAAACTAA
- the LOC124199418 gene encoding LIM/homeobox protein Lhx9-like: protein MATVMDDGCGGTAAQQQQMQNGGATIHHHPASSSSSSANNIQTSSNKMTIANNNNNNNHQHHVGMQSNHQPPFLCSGCATPIVDQYLLKALDCFWHEDCLKCGCCDCRLGEVGSTLYTKANLILCKRDYLRMFGTSGNCAACCKAIPAFEMVMRAKSNVYHLDCFACQQCHQRFCVGDRFYLNDNKILCEYDYEERLVMAASLPSNNNNGSTQHIQRRVSDIHQSGDGAIGYDTQDGGSSLFHHRHEQQQQTGYDHQQQLSDAASQFRGAASNMYHQQQQQQQQYAPNRQLHHLAGNSQQQHKHGSPSDGSSSGYGSPDSVLLDER, encoded by the exons ATGGCCACCGTGATGGATGACGGATGCGGTggcacagcagcacagcagcagcaaatgcaAAACGGCGGTGCCACGATTCATCACCATCCGgccagctcttcttcttcatcggcAAACAACATTCAAACTTCGTCTAATAAAATGACGatagccaacaacaacaacaataacaaccaCCAGCATCACGTTGGAATGCAATCCAATCACCAGCCGCCTTTCCTCTGCTCCGGATGCGCCACGCCCATCGTCGACCAGTACCTCTTAAAA gcTTTAGATTGCTTCTGGCACGAGGACTGTCTCAAGTGCGGATGTTGCGACTGCCGACTGGGCGAGGTCGGCTCCACCCTCTACACCAAAGCCAATTTGATTCTCTGCAAAAGAGATTACCTCAG AATGTTTGGCACGTCGGGCAATTGCGCCGCTTGCTGCAAAGCCATTCCGGCCTTTGAGATGGTCATGAGAGCCAAAAGCAACGTCTACCATCTCGACTGTTTCGCCTGCCAGCAGTGCCACCAGAG GTTTTGCGTGGGCGACCGGTTTTACCTGAACGACAACAAGATCCTGTGCGAGTACGACTACGAGGAGCGATTGGTAATGGCGGCCAGCCTGccgtccaacaacaacaatggctCGACGCAGCACATTCAAAGGCGAGTGTCTGACATACATCAA TCAGGAGACGGTGCGATAGGCTACGACACCCAAGACGGCGGCAGCAGTTTATTTCATCATCGtcatgagcagcagcagcagactggCTATgatcatcagcagcaactgTCAGATGCTGCGTCCCAGTTTAGAGGTGCAGCATCGAACATgtaccaccagcagcagcagcagcagcagcagtatgcTCCCAATCGGCAGCTACATCACCTGGCCGGCAACAGCCAGCAACAGCACAAGCATGGTTCTCCCAGCGATGGATCCTCCAGTGGCTACGGGAGCCCAGACTCTGTCCTCCTGGATGAGCGATAG
- the LOC124199415 gene encoding peptidyl-prolyl cis-trans isomerase FKBP4-like isoform X1: MTANEQTSMEVDQPIVQDSSKTEPYTPGPSAVDLTPDKDGGVLKEIKQAGTGDETPPLGSSVYVHYTGTLTNGNKFDSSRDRGEKFKFNLGKGSVIKAWDLGVATMKRGEVAVLYCKANYAYGENGSPPKIPPNATLVFEVELFDWKLEDLTKASDGGILRQTLKVGGGYSSPNEEALVEVSLVGRHGDTVFDQRELSFNLGEGLEHNIPDGVEQALLKFKKQERSLLKLTPAYGFGTAGNEQLGVPPNANLEYEVELKSFEKAKESWSMDAEEKLEQAKLCKEKGTNHFKTAKYALANKQYSKIVTLLEFEKTLKDEKATEREQLMLAAYLNQAMCCLKLNDFCATRDHCHKALEMDPKNEKGLFRMGQALLGIHEPEEAKKHFEAILQFDSNNKAAANQVVICNAKIREQREKDKKLYSSIFNKMAENDRQVSEKNGGKWLYGWWDESTKGVQLDVDLAQIERDKQEAVEQLKADRRKSQADFFKRYGGRKPNIVSVNGKPLNLNEDEGEEEDDKSSSDHQNAESTETPSEPSNEPSNDLQSLAEQGDGNAGTNAVGQ; encoded by the exons ATGACAGCCAACGAACAAACCAGCATGGAAGTTGATCAACCCATTGTTCAAGATTCTTCGAAAACAGAGCCCTACACACCTGGCCCATCAGCCGTTGATCTCACTCCAGACAAGGATGGTGGTGTTTTGAAGGAAATCAAGCAGGCAGGCACTGGTGATGAAACTCCTCCTCTGGGCAGCTCAGTCTATGTCCACTACACAGGCACTTTGACGAATGGCAACAAATTTGATTCCAGTCGGGACAGAggagagaaattcaaattcaacctCGGCAAAG GTAGTGTAATTAAGGCATGGGACCTTGGTGTTGCCACCATGAAGCGTGGTGAGGTGGCAGTCTTGTATTGTAAAGCCAATTATGCCTATGGTGAAAACGGAAGTCCACCTAAAATTCCCCCTAATGCCACATTAGTGTTTGAG GTTGAGTTGTTTGATTGGAAGTTAGAAGATCTCACCAAAGCAAGTGATGGAGGAATTTTAAGACAAACCTTGAAAGTTGGCGGTGGTTATTCAAGTCCTAATGAAGAGGCACTTGTCGAAG TTTCACTGGTCGGTCGACACGGGGACACGGTATTTGATCAACGTGAGTTAAGCTTCAACCTTGGAGAAGGTTTAGAGCACAACATTCCCGACGGTGTTGAACAGGCTCtattgaaattcaagaagCAAGAGAGGAGCTTGCTTAAGTTGACACCTGCATACGGTTTCGGCACTGCAGGTAACGAGCAACTCGGCGTCCCACCCAACGCCAACCTCGAATACGAGGTTGAACTCAAGAGCTTTGAAAAGGCCAAAGAGAGTTGGAGCATGGACGCCGAAGAGAAGCTGGAACAGGCTAAACTCTGCAAGGAAAAAGGAACCAATCATTTCAAAACTGCCAAATACGCTCTGGCCAACAAACAGTACTCCAAGATTGTCACCCTCCTcgagtttgaaaaaa ctCTTAAAGACGAGAAAGCTACGGAGCGAGAACAGCTCATGCTGGCAGCATACCTCAATCAGGCCATGTgctgtttaaagttaaatgatTTCTGTGCAACTCGTGATCATTGCCACAAGGCGCTCGAGATGGacccgaaaaatgaaaagggttTATTCCGCATGGGCCAG GCACTCTTGGGCATCCACGAGCCGGAAGAAGCCAAGAAACATTTCGAGGCGATTCTACAATTTGATTCGAACAACAAGGCGGCCGCCAATCAAGTGGTGATCTGCAACGCCAAGATTCGCGAGCAACGCGAAAAGGACAAGAAATTGTACTCTAGCATTTTCAACAAGATGGCCGAAAACGATCGACAGGTAAGCGAAAAGAATGGAGGCAAATGGCTTTACGGTTGGTGGGACGAGTCGACGAAGGGTGTCCAGCTAGACGTTGATCTGGCTCAAATTGAACGAGATAAACAAGAAGCTGTGGAACAGTTAAAGGCCGATCGTAGGAAGAGCCAAGCAGATTTCTTCAAGCGTTACGGGGGCAGGAAACCCAACATCGTGTCAGTCAACGGGAAGCcgctaaatttgaatgaagatgagggtgaagaagaagatgacaaaAGCTCTTCGGACCACCAAAATGCGGAGTCGACAGAAACACCATCAGAACCATCAAATGAGCCATCCAACGATCTTC AAAGCCTTGCGGAACAAGGCGATGGAAATGCCGGAACCAACGCAGTGGGACAATGA